The DNA region ATCCTCTCGCCTGAGCGCCTACAGCTACCTGTGGTTTTCGGAAGACACGAAACACCTGCAAGCGCGCTCGTTCAAACAAAAGGTCGAAGAACAATTGACCGCCCTTCACAACCGCCTGCTGTTCTTCGATCTCTGGTGGCAAAGCGTCGACGACAAGAACGCGGAACGGTTGAAGGCCCGCAGCGGAGACTTTCGTTATCACCTCGACACGATCCGGCGCTTCAAGCCCCACACGTTGTCGGAGCCAGAGGAAAAGATCATCAACGTCAAGAATACGACCGGCCGGAGCGCCGTCCACCAGCTCTATGACGTTGTAACCAACGGCTTCACCTTTACGCTCACGATCGGCGGTAAGAAAAAAACCGTCAATCGTGAAGCCTTGATGGCCTATCTGCGCAGCCCGAAACCGGTGCAACGCGAAGCCGCGTACCGGGAACTGTATCGAGTGTATTCCGAGCAGCATGACCTACTGGGCGAGCTGTACAAGACACTCGTGACCGACTGGAAAGCGGAGAATCTTCAATTGCGCCGCTTCGCCTCACCCATCGCATCGCGGAACCTGGGAAACGACATCCCCGATCAAGCCGTCGACGTGCTCCTTTCCGTCTGCAAGAAGAACGCGGCGGTGTTCCAGCAGTACTTTAAGCTGAAGGCCCGTCTGTGCGGAATCAAAAGCATGACCCGCTACCATATCTACGCCCCTCACCGTGCGGAGAAAAAGAAGTACCGCTACACCGACGCGGTCCGCATGGTGCTGGACGCCTACCATGGATTTTCGCCGCGACTAGCGGAACTGGCGGAGCGGGTATTTGCAGATCGGCACATCGATGCGAGAACCAAACCGGGGAAAATGGGAGGAGCCTATTGCTACAGCGTGGTGCCGGGCCTGACGCCCTATGTCATGCTGAATTTCACGGGAGAGGCGCGGGACGTGGCCACGATGGCCCATGAGCTCGGACATGCCGTGCACGGCATGATGGCGGAGGAGCACAACATCTTCACCTTCCACAGCACCCTGCCCCTGGCCGAAACGGCGTCCGTGTTCGGTGAACGAATTCTCTCCGACGCCTTGATGGCCTCGGAACGGAACCGTTCCGTGAAGCAGAGTCTGCTGCTGAACCAACTCGATGACGTCTATGCGACGGTCATGCGGCAGGCCTATTTCGTCCTGTTCGAGAATTCCGCCCATGACATGATCGCCCAAGGCGCAACCGTGACGGATCTCGCCGGACACTATCTGGAAACGCTCCAACAACAGTTCGGCAAGGCCGTGCGGGTTCCGCAAGAGTTCCGGTGGGAATGGCTGACAATCCCCCACATCTATGCCAGCCCGTTCTATTGCTACGCCTACAGTTTCGGAAACTTGCTCGTCTTAGCCCTCTACCGGATGTACCAGGAACAGGGGCAAGACTTCGTACCGAAATATTTGAAGCTGCTGGCCGCGGGAGGCTCCCAGTCTCCACAATCAATTCTCGCCGAGGTTGGAGTCGATATGAACGCTGAGGCCTTCTGGCAATCAGGCTTCGACGCGATCGCAGCCATGGTGAATCAGCTGGAAGAGACGATGCGGTAAACCCATAGATCTCCCCGCTCGACAGGACGCCTCAGAGGAGGTGGAATCATAGACGAGGCACGCGGCGGCTGATCAGAGCCTTCCAGAGCTAGCGTGGCAAGAGTTGAACTGGTTAGCCGGCAACGACCGGCGGCAGGCGGAACCGCTCAATAGATAAAGCTTTACTTCACATTAAATCGGGAGGCGTATCGCTTATGGCCACAGGTCGAGACTAACGAGACTGCCGAGAGAGGCTCTGTTCGGCCGCAAGCCAATCTTCGACATCATGGCCGTCCTGGAACCCGCGTGCCTCATAGAGTTCATAGGCCTTGGCGGCAACCTGGCGTTGCCACTGCTGATGATCCGGTTCAGCGGGGGCAGCAGAGGAAGATGGCCGACGTGTTCTGGGAGATTTTCTCATGAATTAAAAATCACTCTAGTCCATTAACATCAATCACTTCAGATATCTACTTTGCTTTTCAGATCACATATGAATGGGCTGTAGCCTGCTCGACGGAACGAAGAAATTCGTCGGACGGAAATGGCTTTGCAAAACAAGCAAAGGCACCAAGCTCTGTGGCCCAGCGCTGAGAGCGCCCCAGTTCCCCGGACAGGAGAATCACGGGCATGTGAGGCCACATGATGCGAACCAACAGCATGAGCCTCATCCCATCAAGGTGAGGACTCTGGCAATCCGCAACTACGACATCAAATTGCCGACTCCGCAACTCGTCGACTGCTTCTAGCCCGCTTACAACCGTCGTAACTTCATATCCCTGGCGTTCGAGCATCACCGCAAGGAGGAGTCGGACCTGCTCTTCATCCTCCACGATCAGCACGGAT from Nitrospiraceae bacterium includes:
- a CDS encoding response regulator; this encodes MELERRSVLIVEDEEQVRLLLAVMLERQGYEVTTVVSGLEAVDELRSRQFDVVVADCQSPHLDGMRLMLLVRIMWPHMPVILLSGELGRSQRWATELGAFACFAKPFPSDEFLRSVEQATAHSYVI
- a CDS encoding M3 family oligoendopeptidase, which encodes MAGSRKASSVATKRRTTTSHEFADHWELADLVKNPVMNFDGYLKELGAKVSRFEAARERLSPSMPEQEFQDLLKLSEQLTAESSRLSAYSYLWFSEDTKHLQARSFKQKVEEQLTALHNRLLFFDLWWQSVDDKNAERLKARSGDFRYHLDTIRRFKPHTLSEPEEKIINVKNTTGRSAVHQLYDVVTNGFTFTLTIGGKKKTVNREALMAYLRSPKPVQREAAYRELYRVYSEQHDLLGELYKTLVTDWKAENLQLRRFASPIASRNLGNDIPDQAVDVLLSVCKKNAAVFQQYFKLKARLCGIKSMTRYHIYAPHRAEKKKYRYTDAVRMVLDAYHGFSPRLAELAERVFADRHIDARTKPGKMGGAYCYSVVPGLTPYVMLNFTGEARDVATMAHELGHAVHGMMAEEHNIFTFHSTLPLAETASVFGERILSDALMASERNRSVKQSLLLNQLDDVYATVMRQAYFVLFENSAHDMIAQGATVTDLAGHYLETLQQQFGKAVRVPQEFRWEWLTIPHIYASPFYCYAYSFGNLLVLALYRMYQEQGQDFVPKYLKLLAAGGSQSPQSILAEVGVDMNAEAFWQSGFDAIAAMVNQLEETMR
- a CDS encoding DUF2934 domain-containing protein is translated as MRKSPRTRRPSSSAAPAEPDHQQWQRQVAAKAYELYEARGFQDGHDVEDWLAAEQSLSRQSR